The stretch of DNA TCTATGGCACTCATCAGAGCATCTTCCAGCAAATCACAGGTCTGCCTCATCATCCTGATATCATAATCAGTCTTGACCATTATCAGGTCGAATAAAAGGTCGGAGGCTTCGACCAGGAACACATTGTCGCAGCCTTCCTGAATAGCTTTGTAGGCCAGGTGCGGTGTGATGTCCCCCCACGAACCCTGGGCCCCTCCATGGGCAAAGCCGACCTTGCTCCCGGCAAGCCCCTTCTCTTTGAAGAGACCCTGCAGCAGGGGCGGCAGGGCCGCCCATCTCGTGGAAAGAGTCCCCTCCCCGGTTCCCCGGTAGAGCCTCATATCCTGCATCGGCGACCCCTCCCGGGCAATCTCCACGAACTGCGGCCAGTTCATCACCCAGGTCGGCTCGCCTTTAGCTGGTATTATTATGTAGACCTCGTCATGCCAGAGTGGTCCCCCGCCTACCCAGTTGGTAAAATACCGTGCCCATTCCTGACCCCCCACATAGTTGCCATTGGTATAGATGAGCAGCGCGTCAAGTCCTCTTTCTTCCAATTTCCTTTGGCAGCGGCTAATCCGGCCCTGCCAGACCTCCCGAGGCAATTCCGGGGCAATTCCCCGGCCATACCTTTCCGCCATCTCCTCATAGTTATCCGGCTTTGTAAAATACCCCATTCTTTTCCTCCTTCTGCTGATACCATTCCGGGCTGACTTTTAATAATCGGTAGTATAGTGAATCAGAATAAGACCGGTCAAGCAAATAAAATAAATGAAGGGACCCTTGGGAGCGGGAAATTCTAAATACTAATCTCTAGAGTATCAAGAGATTATCCGAAGACGGCTCCCTTGTCATTGCGAGGAACGCAGTGACGAAGCAATCCGGGAGGGGAGGTTATGTCCCTTCCAACCATCCCTTCCCCACACAGATTGCTTCGCCCTCGGGCTGAACTCGGGCTGAAGCCCTCGGGACTTCGGCGTGAGCTCAGTCGAACGCTGAACTCGGGCTGAAGCCTCCCGCCGGAGTTTACCCCGTACACCGATACGGGGTCAGAATGGTCTCGCAATGACATCTTTAGATTGCCTTAAACAAGTTCAAATTACCGTGTCCAAAAAGTTGGAATTCCGATCATTTTAGATTTTTAATTTTGGTATTGTTTAGGATTTCGTGATCAGGATTTAGTGCTTTCCACTCAAGATGCATCTGCCGCCAGGAGTTTATGTAATTGGGCGAGAATCTCGGCATTCTGCTCCAGGTCAAAGCCATCTACTCCCAGCTTCTTCTCGCCGGACATGCCATCCACCACACCCCTCACCACCATCTCCCTGATTATTTCCTTCTCCCACTCCACAGATGGCAGTAGGTTACTGCCGCGAAGCCGGGACAGCGACGCGATGAGTCCGTAAGCCCCCCAGTTAGACACGCTGGCGATAATCAGCTTATTCACCCTGGTAACGGCCGGGTTCTTCACCAGGGTAGTAACATTCTTT from Dehalococcoidales bacterium encodes:
- a CDS encoding M24 family metallopeptidase; translated protein: MGYFTKPDNYEEMAERYGRGIAPELPREVWQGRISRCQRKLEERGLDALLIYTNGNYVGGQEWARYFTNWVGGGPLWHDEVYIIIPAKGEPTWVMNWPQFVEIAREGSPMQDMRLYRGTGEGTLSTRWAALPPLLQGLFKEKGLAGSKVGFAHGGAQGSWGDITPHLAYKAIQEGCDNVFLVEASDLLFDLIMVKTDYDIRMMRQTCDLLEDALMSAIDACGDGVREYEVALAYYRTAWEGGSEAACRSHMHFNFRHPSCGGGNRPFESTTYKLKKGDMFYLDVAVRYQGYVGDTSRTVVIGEPSKEQRQVFECQPADAPGDGRCPQARRRHGQSV
- a CDS encoding DUF4392 domain-containing protein gives rise to the protein SQKFARNILDELQPAVIISTERCGRTASGQYFNMANRDITDYTAKVDYLFDGQENTVGIGDGGNEIGMGNLAEQIKNVTTLVKNPAVTRVNKLIIASVSNWGAYGLIASLSRLRGSNLLPSVEWEKEIIREMVVRGVVDGMSGEKKLGVDGFDLEQNAEILAQLHKLLAADAS